A window of Fibrobacter sp. UBA4297 contains these coding sequences:
- a CDS encoding HD family phosphohydrolase, with product MNKKEKKIHLFIGWVILILIAILLFPDKNIALRAERPHLGQLSTRTIVAPFKFEVPKTEQEIQAEKARAADKINAIFEFNADETTRELRELEQYLKKLEQYGKMQAVISSSKDDGSALMQEKIKEASSIYDQLKQRLSITAIKPLSTNSVARDSLMSVFYQMMQKGVSNTLLAKTETEVNLFCNSYNIKQVKNLIYNKPNISLIKENEESTLEISEIQPMQRRIDEAFGQLQSSFSSEQGLQSAFYEALYVFTSPNVFYLEKETEARKLDASNKVTLIKGMVPRGMEIVAQGAPITKDILEKIDALQLAQQNEENSKMLTAPYGNVLVFIIIITLLIMFVLYTPTRTMFKTPRQLWSLMFLTLLQLLAFWIIHNLSGTLNKPESILPDAIDFMWLYPITFTPVIAVVLYDARMGLAFATFSAGFYGILNGYDLAATLTSLVVNIAVIAPLFRMRYRVQFAWSIIAGVVAAAASISIMLLLRNRFNFVTFYQTLIAASANIIIFTAVASVLLIHVVEKVFSITTVLTLMEMSDFNRPALKRISELAPGTFHHSIQVSNLAESVAESIGANSLLVRVMALYHDLGKTMRPEYFTENQKQGVNPHNNLDPYQSVKILTGHVSQGMLLAKEYKIPELVATGIQEHHGTTLIQYFHHKATELAKETGKEVKEEDFRYKGPRPQSMETAILMLADVIEATSRSMADTSSEALIAMIHKTILDKFMDGQFNESNLSVKELSKLEEAFLHSLDGTYHTRVKYPGQR from the coding sequence ATGAACAAGAAAGAGAAAAAGATTCATTTATTTATTGGCTGGGTTATCTTAATCCTCATCGCCATTCTCTTATTCCCGGACAAAAACATCGCCCTCCGCGCCGAGCGTCCGCACTTAGGCCAGCTCAGTACTAGGACGATTGTCGCACCGTTCAAGTTCGAGGTTCCAAAAACTGAACAGGAAATCCAGGCCGAAAAGGCCCGTGCCGCCGACAAAATCAACGCCATTTTCGAATTCAATGCCGACGAAACGACGCGTGAACTTCGCGAGCTGGAACAGTACCTCAAAAAACTCGAACAGTACGGCAAGATGCAGGCTGTCATCAGTTCAAGCAAGGATGACGGCAGCGCACTAATGCAAGAAAAAATCAAGGAAGCCTCAAGCATCTACGACCAGCTTAAACAGCGTCTTTCCATTACCGCCATCAAGCCGCTCAGTACAAACTCTGTCGCCCGCGACTCCCTGATGTCCGTATTCTACCAGATGATGCAGAAGGGCGTATCCAACACACTACTTGCAAAGACCGAAACCGAAGTCAACCTGTTCTGCAACAGCTACAACATCAAGCAAGTCAAGAATCTCATCTACAACAAGCCAAACATTTCGCTTATCAAGGAGAACGAAGAAAGCACTCTGGAAATCAGTGAAATTCAGCCAATGCAACGCCGCATTGACGAAGCTTTTGGACAGTTGCAAAGTTCATTTTCGTCGGAACAAGGCTTACAGAGTGCCTTCTACGAAGCGCTTTACGTTTTCACAAGCCCAAACGTATTCTATCTCGAAAAAGAAACAGAAGCCCGCAAGCTCGATGCTAGCAACAAGGTGACTCTCATCAAGGGTATGGTCCCGCGCGGCATGGAAATCGTAGCCCAAGGCGCACCAATCACCAAGGATATTCTCGAAAAGATTGATGCACTCCAGCTTGCGCAGCAGAACGAAGAAAACTCGAAGATGCTCACCGCGCCTTACGGCAACGTGCTCGTCTTTATCATCATCATCACGCTCCTCATCATGTTCGTTCTCTACACGCCGACGCGTACCATGTTCAAGACACCGCGCCAACTGTGGAGCCTCATGTTCCTCACGCTTTTGCAGCTCCTCGCCTTCTGGATTATCCACAATCTCTCCGGAACACTCAACAAGCCCGAAAGCATCCTCCCAGATGCAATAGACTTCATGTGGCTTTACCCGATTACGTTTACCCCCGTCATCGCCGTCGTGCTCTATGACGCGCGCATGGGGCTTGCATTCGCAACATTCTCCGCCGGATTCTACGGCATTCTGAACGGCTATGACCTTGCCGCAACACTTACAAGCCTTGTCGTGAACATCGCCGTGATAGCTCCGCTATTCCGTATGCGCTACCGTGTGCAATTTGCGTGGAGCATAATTGCAGGTGTTGTCGCAGCCGCAGCCTCGATAAGCATCATGCTTCTCCTCCGCAACAGATTCAACTTTGTCACGTTCTACCAGACGCTCATCGCAGCTAGTGCAAACATCATCATCTTTACCGCAGTCGCATCCGTGCTCTTGATCCACGTTGTCGAAAAAGTCTTTAGCATCACGACCGTGCTTACGCTCATGGAAATGTCGGACTTCAACCGCCCAGCCCTCAAGCGCATTTCGGAACTTGCACCGGGAACGTTCCACCACAGCATCCAGGTTTCAAACCTCGCCGAAAGCGTTGCCGAAAGCATTGGAGCAAATTCGCTCTTGGTCCGCGTGATGGCACTTTACCATGACCTCGGCAAGACAATGCGTCCAGAATACTTTACCGAAAACCAGAAGCAAGGCGTAAACCCGCACAACAATCTCGACCCGTATCAGTCCGTCAAGATTTTGACCGGTCACGTTTCGCAGGGCATGTTGCTTGCCAAGGAATACAAGATTCCAGAACTCGTCGCCACGGGCATCCAGGAACATCACGGCACAACGCTCATCCAGTACTTCCACCACAAGGCGACAGAACTCGCGAAGGAAACCGGCAAGGAAGTCAAGGAAGAAGATTTCCGCTACAAGGGACCGCGCCCGCAAAGCATGGAAACCGCAATTCTCATGCTTGCCGACGTGATTGAAGCGACAAGCCGCTCCATGGCAGACACATCATCGGAAGCCCTCATCGCCATGATCCACAAGACTATTCTTGACAAGTTTATGGACGGCCAGTTCAATGAAAGCAATTTGTCCGTAAAGGAACTTTCCAAACTCGAAGAAGCGTTCCTCCACAGTCTCGATGGTACGTACCATACGCGCGTGAAGTATCCGGGACAACGTTAG
- a CDS encoding TrpB-like pyridoxal phosphate-dependent enzyme, with protein sequence MRNSLKIEGPVKTYLKEDELPKAWYNVRADMKKKPAPLLNPGTGKPVTFEDLQPVFCDELIKQELDNDTAYIEIPEEIRTFYKMYRPSPLVRAYFLEQALDTPAHIYYKFEGNNTSGSHKLNSAIAQAYYAKKQGLKGVTTETGAGQWGTALSMSTAFFGLDCQVYMVKVSYEQKPFRREVMRTYGASVTPSPSMTTEIGKKINAEFPGTTGSLGCAISEAVEAATKQPGYRYVLGSVLNQVLLHQSVIGLETKAALDKLGVKADLIIGCAGGGSNLGGLVSPFIGEKLRGEADYDILAVEPASCPSFTRGKYAYDFCDTGKVCPLAKMYTLGSSFIPSANHAGGLRYHGMSSILSELYDQGLMRATSVEQTKVFEAAKLFAQTEGILPAPESSHAIRATIDEALKCKESGQAKNIVFGLTGTGYFDMVAYQKFNDGEMADYIPTDEDIAKSLAKLPQV encoded by the coding sequence ATGAGAAACTCGCTCAAGATTGAAGGTCCGGTCAAGACATATCTTAAAGAAGACGAACTCCCGAAGGCATGGTACAACGTCCGTGCCGACATGAAGAAGAAGCCCGCTCCGCTCCTGAATCCGGGAACCGGCAAGCCGGTCACGTTCGAAGACCTGCAACCGGTATTCTGCGACGAACTCATCAAGCAGGAACTCGACAACGACACCGCTTACATCGAAATTCCGGAAGAAATCCGCACTTTCTACAAGATGTACCGCCCCTCTCCGCTCGTTCGCGCCTACTTCCTTGAACAGGCACTCGACACTCCGGCACACATCTACTATAAGTTCGAAGGCAACAACACCTCGGGTTCTCACAAGCTCAACTCCGCTATCGCTCAGGCCTACTACGCCAAGAAACAGGGCCTCAAGGGCGTGACGACAGAAACGGGTGCAGGCCAGTGGGGCACCGCCCTTTCGATGTCCACAGCATTCTTCGGACTGGACTGCCAGGTTTACATGGTGAAGGTTTCTTATGAACAGAAGCCGTTCCGCCGTGAAGTGATGCGCACCTACGGTGCATCTGTCACCCCGTCGCCTTCCATGACAACTGAAATCGGCAAAAAGATTAACGCCGAATTTCCGGGCACCACCGGAAGCCTTGGTTGCGCCATTTCTGAAGCTGTGGAAGCAGCCACCAAACAGCCGGGTTACCGCTATGTTCTCGGTTCCGTACTGAACCAGGTGCTCCTCCACCAGTCTGTGATCGGTCTCGAAACGAAGGCTGCTCTCGACAAGCTCGGCGTGAAGGCCGACCTCATCATCGGTTGCGCTGGCGGCGGTTCTAACCTCGGCGGTCTCGTGAGCCCGTTCATTGGCGAAAAGCTCCGTGGCGAAGCCGACTACGATATTCTTGCAGTGGAACCGGCAAGCTGCCCGAGCTTTACTCGCGGTAAGTATGCCTACGACTTCTGCGATACCGGTAAAGTTTGCCCGCTCGCCAAGATGTACACGCTCGGTTCTAGCTTCATCCCGTCTGCAAACCACGCCGGCGGTCTCCGCTATCACGGCATGAGCAGCATTCTCTCTGAACTTTACGATCAGGGTCTCATGCGAGCAACGTCTGTCGAACAAACTAAGGTTTTCGAAGCAGCAAAGCTCTTCGCCCAGACCGAAGGTATCCTCCCGGCTCCGGAATCCAGCCACGCAATCCGTGCAACGATTGACGAAGCTCTCAAGTGCAAGGAATCCGGTCAGGCCAAGAACATCGTATTCGGTCTCACCGGCACGGGTTACTTCGACATGGTTGCTTACCAGAAGTTCAACGACGGCGAAATGGCCGACTACATCCCGACGGATGAAGACATCGCGAAGAGCCTTGCAAAGCTTCCGCAAGTGTAA
- a CDS encoding AMP-binding protein, with protein VHPVALVVLYSMTGFFGGLILVPVNALLQYNTRPNNSGSVIALANLIQAVVLVAFLFVFTMMVRNTDIRPQNYFIGLAVISVGVFVWSISNLPQAMLRTLLRFVFSRYRIRVLNVQNIPNDGPILLVGNHHSFIDWAMVQMASPRPLCIASNKDHFDKWYLRAVLKRLGMIRIDNRNPKVAMDKIHAALLAGKAVVIFPSGEVSKSPHVEPFTIDYSSAVDGTKAQVIPFYIQGLWGSNYSYSSSNMFGASAERSVTVAFGEALPANTPPNEIRAIIRRISIDAWNYAVSFVHPIADSWIRTYKKYVKNGPAIYSPDGAHFSGYKLMGAVMAFRGYLKKTLGKNEQNVGIMLPPSPAGVIVNLALWVIGKTNVNLNYTSSVENVKFCCDRAECSTVITSRQFVQKLKGRGNDYSQIASDKVRLLYAEDIMKEIPKAKIAAFLVLCILMPSWLIRLVFVKHRNMDDNAVIVFSSGSEGTPKGVELTQRNLMGNIQQLACILNVSRGDVMLSELPLFHSFGLTVTTLLNLTEGCPIVAVADPTDVKTMSRVCAEFQVTFLVATPTFLRAFTVSRYVHPLMFKSVRIIIAGAEALRPELATAFRLKFGKEIYEGYGCTETAPVASVNTENTLFDDYTTLQVNNKPGTVGPALPGTQFLIVDPETNEPLPTGEAGMILIGGCQVMKGYLKDEDRTKSVIVQKDGIRYYRTGDKGYLDEDGFLTIVDRYSRFAKLGGEMISLGAVEKKIQDTPVLQGCDYVVTAIPDATKGEKIVLLYQGEKDPKDVLSELRASGMPPLMLPSAAFNVDVMPKLGSGKADFVTAKKMAKELVEKK; from the coding sequence GTGCATCCGGTTGCACTCGTTGTGCTTTATTCCATGACTGGTTTCTTTGGCGGTCTCATCTTGGTGCCGGTGAATGCGCTTTTGCAGTATAACACGCGTCCGAACAACTCCGGTTCCGTGATTGCTCTTGCGAACTTGATCCAGGCTGTGGTGCTTGTGGCGTTCCTGTTCGTGTTCACGATGATGGTCCGCAACACCGATATCCGTCCGCAGAACTACTTCATTGGCCTTGCCGTGATTTCTGTGGGTGTTTTCGTCTGGTCAATTTCGAACTTGCCGCAGGCTATGCTCCGTACGCTTTTACGTTTTGTGTTTAGCCGCTATAGAATCCGCGTGTTGAACGTGCAGAACATCCCGAACGATGGTCCGATTCTCTTGGTCGGTAACCACCACAGCTTTATTGACTGGGCTATGGTGCAGATGGCTTCTCCGCGTCCGCTTTGTATTGCAAGTAACAAGGACCATTTCGACAAGTGGTATTTGCGCGCCGTGCTCAAACGCTTGGGTATGATCCGTATTGATAACCGCAATCCCAAGGTTGCGATGGATAAGATTCATGCCGCTCTCCTCGCTGGTAAGGCTGTCGTGATTTTCCCGTCGGGCGAAGTTTCCAAGTCTCCGCACGTGGAACCGTTTACGATTGACTATTCCTCCGCTGTCGATGGCACGAAGGCTCAGGTAATTCCGTTCTACATCCAGGGCTTGTGGGGTTCTAACTATAGCTATAGCTCCTCGAACATGTTCGGTGCTTCGGCTGAACGTTCTGTGACGGTTGCTTTTGGTGAAGCTCTCCCGGCGAACACGCCGCCCAACGAAATCCGCGCCATTATCCGCCGCATTTCTATTGACGCTTGGAACTACGCTGTTTCGTTTGTGCACCCGATTGCCGATAGCTGGATCCGCACTTACAAGAAGTACGTGAAGAATGGTCCTGCTATTTATAGCCCGGATGGCGCTCATTTCTCGGGTTACAAGCTGATGGGCGCTGTGATGGCTTTCCGCGGCTACCTCAAGAAGACGCTTGGCAAAAACGAACAGAACGTGGGTATTATGCTCCCGCCGAGCCCCGCAGGCGTAATTGTGAACCTCGCTCTTTGGGTGATTGGCAAGACGAATGTGAACTTGAACTACACGTCTTCTGTCGAAAACGTGAAGTTCTGCTGCGATCGCGCTGAATGCTCGACTGTGATTACGAGCCGCCAGTTTGTGCAAAAGCTGAAAGGCCGTGGCAACGATTACTCGCAGATTGCATCGGACAAGGTGCGCTTGCTCTATGCCGAAGATATCATGAAGGAAATCCCGAAGGCAAAGATTGCTGCTTTCCTTGTGCTTTGCATCCTCATGCCGAGCTGGCTTATTCGCCTTGTGTTTGTGAAACATCGCAACATGGACGACAATGCTGTGATTGTGTTTAGCTCTGGCTCTGAAGGTACGCCGAAGGGTGTGGAACTTACGCAGCGCAACTTGATGGGCAATATCCAGCAGCTTGCTTGCATTTTGAACGTGAGCCGTGGCGACGTGATGCTCTCGGAACTCCCGCTGTTCCATAGCTTTGGTCTTACGGTGACGACGCTCTTGAACCTCACGGAAGGCTGCCCGATTGTAGCTGTGGCTGACCCGACCGACGTGAAGACGATGTCTCGTGTTTGTGCTGAATTCCAGGTAACGTTCTTGGTGGCAACACCGACGTTCCTCCGAGCCTTTACGGTGAGCCGCTATGTGCACCCGTTGATGTTTAAGTCTGTGCGTATTATTATCGCTGGTGCCGAAGCGCTCCGCCCGGAACTTGCAACGGCGTTTCGCCTCAAGTTCGGTAAGGAAATTTACGAAGGTTACGGCTGTACGGAAACGGCTCCGGTGGCATCGGTCAATACTGAAAATACGTTGTTCGATGACTATACCACGTTGCAGGTGAACAACAAGCCGGGTACGGTGGGTCCTGCGCTCCCGGGTACGCAGTTCTTGATTGTCGATCCTGAAACAAACGAACCCCTCCCGACTGGTGAAGCGGGTATGATTCTCATTGGCGGTTGCCAGGTGATGAAGGGTTACCTCAAGGACGAAGACCGCACGAAGAGCGTGATTGTCCAGAAGGATGGCATTCGCTATTACCGCACGGGTGATAAGGGCTATCTCGATGAAGACGGCTTCCTTACGATTGTGGACCGCTACAGCCGCTTTGCAAAGCTTGGCGGTGAAATGATTAGCCTTGGCGCTGTCGAAAAGAAGATTCAGGATACGCCTGTTTTGCAGGGCTGTGATTACGTTGTTACTGCAATTCCGGATGCGACCAAGGGTGAAAAGATTGTTCTTTTGTACCAGGGCGAAAAGGATCCGAAGGACGTGCTCTCGGAATTGCGTGCAAGCGGCATGCCGCCTCTCATGCTCCCGTCCGCTGCGTTTAACGTAGACGTGATGCCGAAGCTTGGTTCTGGCAAGGCTGACTTTGTGACCGCAAAGAAGATGGCGAAGGAACTGGTGGAGAAGAAATAG
- a CDS encoding PhoH family protein, whose protein sequence is MKSSIRHYSLSDNLKRVISGERETVFRLLESRFCVEIRTRLPGLDLVAREGADMSGLLAVLDQLKIAARNGEILDASQLERMLGPKEASEATYTELIPDSPVFRNRFGISVSAKTPAQAELVKAVEKNDIIFAKGPAGTGKTFLAVTLAVASLERGEAERICLVRPAVEAGESLGFLPGDLKEKIAPYLRPIHDSLSELLPAEKLKRYEETGAIEVAPLAYMRGRTLKRAFIILDEAQNTTIAQMKMFLTRLGPHSKAIITGDTSQIDLAKGQVSGLEHAMNILKGIRGIAEVEFSATDVLRHHLVKDILLAYEQNEQKK, encoded by the coding sequence ATGAAGAGTAGTATAAGGCATTACTCACTGTCTGACAACCTGAAACGAGTTATTTCAGGCGAACGTGAAACGGTTTTCCGATTACTGGAGAGCCGTTTTTGCGTTGAAATACGCACCCGACTCCCAGGGCTAGACCTTGTGGCGCGTGAAGGTGCCGATATGTCAGGCTTACTTGCGGTCCTCGACCAGCTAAAAATCGCCGCACGCAACGGCGAGATTTTAGACGCATCCCAGCTCGAACGCATGCTCGGCCCCAAGGAAGCGTCCGAAGCGACCTACACCGAGCTCATCCCCGACAGCCCCGTCTTTAGGAACAGGTTCGGGATTAGCGTCTCGGCAAAGACTCCGGCTCAGGCGGAACTGGTCAAGGCGGTCGAGAAAAATGACATCATTTTTGCGAAAGGGCCCGCAGGCACAGGCAAGACATTCCTCGCCGTGACGCTTGCCGTCGCAAGCCTTGAACGCGGCGAAGCCGAACGCATCTGCCTTGTGCGTCCCGCCGTCGAAGCCGGCGAATCGCTCGGATTTTTGCCCGGAGACCTCAAGGAAAAAATAGCGCCTTACCTCCGTCCGATCCACGACAGCCTTTCCGAGCTCTTGCCCGCCGAAAAGCTCAAACGCTACGAAGAAACGGGCGCCATCGAAGTCGCCCCACTCGCCTATATGCGTGGACGCACACTAAAGCGCGCCTTCATCATCTTGGACGAAGCGCAGAACACGACCATCGCCCAGATGAAGATGTTCCTCACGCGACTTGGCCCTCATAGCAAGGCTATCATCACCGGCGACACAAGCCAGATTGACCTCGCCAAAGGGCAAGTATCCGGTCTTGAACATGCGATGAACATTCTCAAGGGAATCCGAGGAATTGCCGAAGTCGAATTTAGCGCTACTGACGTTCTTCGTCATCATCTAGTCAAGGACATTTTGCTAGCTTACGAACAGAACGAGCAAAAAAAATAG
- a CDS encoding M24 family metallopeptidase: MQARKNDVQTYSQVFLSSKNYDSKKIYAKRRKSLMEKLDSFCVFAGMPVEPGGEEAFVQTWTRFVQDPAFLYLTGVNQAGCYLVLDPRAMCSTLFVPRKDPFKEFWNGKRLGFVDGENVVARLTGVEDVRPVDELWDFVESLAKKYVNGKNAVDHAYGFYYEKFKGDHNEKLKNDLKKALRRFKLRVKSCADMHFEDRLVLEPERIGDARVAQQITDEAFRALLPEMKNMKTERDVALFLNYEMQRRGDGDLAFPTIIAGGKNACCLHYVKNDEQLRDGELVLFDFGVRFGTLHSDISRTIPVNGRFDPLQKMLYEIVLESAKVYQRVVRPGVALKEIGMICWEFIMMELDRRLVKGAKGSFKLLYDKRPHGVSHFIGEHIHEGDPGSRSLDVVLKPGMLISCEPGLYGDFTATIDGKRYCESIGIRIEDDLIITKNGFENISEHIPRTVGEIEALMK; this comes from the coding sequence ATGCAGGCACGTAAAAATGATGTTCAGACCTATTCTCAGGTCTTTTTATCGTCTAAAAATTACGATTCCAAGAAAATTTATGCGAAAAGACGCAAGTCTTTGATGGAAAAGCTAGACTCTTTTTGCGTTTTTGCCGGGATGCCCGTTGAACCGGGGGGCGAGGAAGCCTTTGTTCAAACTTGGACTCGCTTTGTGCAGGATCCGGCGTTCCTGTATTTGACAGGCGTGAACCAGGCGGGCTGCTATTTGGTGCTGGACCCGCGTGCCATGTGTTCGACACTCTTTGTGCCGCGCAAGGACCCGTTCAAGGAATTCTGGAATGGCAAGCGCCTTGGCTTTGTGGATGGCGAAAATGTCGTTGCTCGCTTGACGGGCGTAGAAGATGTGCGGCCGGTTGATGAACTTTGGGATTTTGTCGAGTCGCTCGCAAAAAAATATGTGAACGGCAAAAATGCTGTGGACCATGCTTACGGTTTCTATTACGAAAAGTTCAAGGGCGACCACAACGAAAAACTCAAAAATGATTTGAAGAAGGCTCTCCGCCGCTTTAAGTTGAGAGTAAAGAGCTGTGCCGACATGCACTTCGAAGACCGCCTGGTGCTGGAACCGGAACGCATTGGTGATGCCCGCGTGGCGCAACAGATTACGGACGAGGCGTTCCGTGCGCTTTTGCCCGAGATGAAGAACATGAAGACTGAGCGCGATGTGGCGCTGTTCCTCAATTACGAAATGCAGCGCCGTGGCGATGGCGACCTCGCGTTCCCGACGATTATTGCGGGTGGCAAGAACGCTTGCTGTCTGCATTACGTGAAGAACGACGAGCAATTGCGCGATGGCGAACTTGTGCTCTTTGACTTTGGTGTGCGGTTCGGGACGCTCCACAGCGATATCTCGCGCACCATCCCTGTAAATGGCAGGTTTGACCCGCTTCAAAAAATGTTGTACGAAATCGTGCTCGAATCTGCAAAGGTGTACCAGCGCGTGGTGCGTCCGGGCGTTGCCCTCAAGGAAATCGGCATGATTTGCTGGGAATTCATCATGATGGAACTTGACCGTCGCCTTGTAAAGGGGGCGAAGGGGAGTTTTAAGCTCTTGTACGACAAGAGGCCGCATGGGGTGAGCCACTTTATCGGGGAACATATCCACGAAGGCGACCCGGGTTCACGTTCCTTGGATGTGGTGTTAAAACCGGGAATGTTAATTTCTTGTGAGCCTGGACTTTACGGAGATTTTACGGCAACAATTGACGGCAAGCGCTACTGTGAAAGTATCGGAATTCGCATCGAAGATGATTTAATTATTACAAAAAACGGTTTTGAAAATATTTCGGAGCATATTCCGCGCACAGTCGGGGAGATTGAGGCGCTTATGAAGTGA
- a CDS encoding DUF6055 domain-containing protein → MRLDYMLVGIALAAMGPSAFAVEWVPQCESNGFTLIRSSEHFEVCKKPKADDGSVNNVSIAVSDAEGVLQSLEKVYSFYIDSLGWMLPFPKSPDRKLKSNIYVFDNSVMAALYGGQDFVKDLNGEYGPGMWIGVGSLKDYWGTSHEFAHGLQGVAGWLGNNSHSGWMAESHANWMAHQYNPNDAHCSEYLINYPYLYYGSTRDRYCNWQFLEHLKEEFGGGYKGVHEVNRIWMESIRDGEDGRMEQTPFSAMMMVYGWSLEQLNDQFGKFAMKNATLEYAPAKKSLYKKFYGDYEFKTRRDASWGDNYRRHTRVTMLNKMDCDGSGNLDGNVAGAENCANRYISPSYWAPQRWGYNLVRIYPETAGKVTVKFRGIVQEKPTVSGYKCFGDNIDYYKGKTYNWCNYAPDKLPNPASGWTVGLVAEGADGTPRYSEMKHGTGFNLEIETKANDKALWLAVTATPTEMQTILWDQFYYSIVRYPYMIEVVNGAPEGYNKDFWKPANASGYKPHSNGGGLVSSKAKVAATAYVGPDAVVNGGTVSGNARIEDFAVVNGGTISDNAVVRGRALVTAGNISGDAVLEDDAWLVSGTISGKAKVGALSIIVNTTVTDNAQVYGVMWAVNGKKLSGTAQLRGDLENNFTKELTKGVFYGMVDDGMLNNANYGANLTTPPIDATASIENAKWYAVADDSIASGDTSTTAIHVLPREADLIYSHTRLQVFDLSGKKLGTILLTDDLKSTLVAAGFNNGVYIVRNPHSKRSLRILLNR, encoded by the coding sequence ATGAGATTGGACTATATGTTGGTTGGGATTGCGCTCGCGGCGATGGGGCCGAGCGCTTTTGCCGTTGAATGGGTCCCGCAGTGCGAAAGCAATGGCTTTACGCTGATTCGTTCTTCGGAACATTTTGAAGTTTGCAAAAAGCCGAAAGCCGATGATGGCTCTGTAAATAACGTTTCTATTGCGGTTTCCGATGCCGAAGGCGTGCTTCAATCGCTTGAAAAAGTGTATTCCTTTTACATTGATTCGCTCGGTTGGATGTTGCCGTTCCCGAAAAGCCCCGACAGAAAACTCAAGAGCAATATCTATGTGTTCGATAATTCCGTGATGGCGGCTCTTTATGGCGGTCAGGACTTTGTGAAGGACTTGAACGGCGAATATGGCCCGGGCATGTGGATTGGCGTGGGTTCGCTCAAGGATTATTGGGGAACTTCGCATGAATTCGCTCATGGCTTGCAGGGGGTTGCCGGTTGGCTCGGAAACAATAGCCACTCTGGCTGGATGGCGGAATCGCATGCAAACTGGATGGCACATCAGTACAATCCAAATGACGCTCATTGCTCGGAATATCTGATAAATTATCCGTATTTGTATTACGGTTCGACGCGTGACCGCTATTGCAACTGGCAATTCCTGGAACACTTGAAAGAAGAATTTGGAGGTGGCTACAAGGGAGTGCACGAAGTCAACCGCATCTGGATGGAATCGATTCGCGACGGGGAAGATGGCCGCATGGAACAGACTCCGTTTAGCGCGATGATGATGGTTTACGGCTGGTCGCTAGAACAGCTGAATGATCAGTTCGGCAAGTTTGCGATGAAGAACGCGACGCTTGAATACGCTCCGGCGAAAAAGAGTTTGTACAAAAAATTCTATGGCGATTATGAATTTAAGACGCGCCGCGATGCAAGCTGGGGCGACAATTACCGCAGGCACACGCGTGTGACAATGCTGAATAAGATGGATTGTGATGGTTCTGGTAATTTGGATGGGAACGTCGCGGGGGCCGAGAACTGCGCGAATCGTTACATTTCGCCCTCTTACTGGGCTCCGCAGCGCTGGGGCTACAACCTTGTACGCATTTATCCGGAAACGGCAGGGAAGGTGACGGTCAAGTTCCGTGGAATCGTGCAAGAGAAACCTACTGTAAGCGGGTATAAATGCTTTGGCGACAATATCGACTACTACAAAGGAAAAACGTACAATTGGTGTAATTACGCTCCGGACAAATTGCCGAATCCAGCTTCGGGTTGGACGGTTGGCTTGGTGGCGGAAGGTGCTGATGGTACGCCGCGATACAGCGAAATGAAGCACGGCACAGGATTCAATCTTGAAATCGAGACGAAGGCTAATGATAAGGCTTTGTGGCTCGCCGTAACGGCGACTCCGACCGAGATGCAGACGATTTTGTGGGACCAGTTCTATTACAGCATTGTGCGCTACCCGTACATGATTGAAGTCGTGAACGGCGCTCCCGAAGGCTACAACAAAGATTTCTGGAAACCCGCAAATGCAAGCGGCTACAAGCCTCATAGCAATGGGGGCGGCCTCGTGAGCAGTAAGGCAAAAGTTGCAGCTACGGCTTATGTGGGCCCCGATGCGGTTGTGAACGGTGGTACGGTTTCGGGGAATGCACGCATTGAAGATTTTGCCGTCGTGAATGGCGGAACGATTAGCGATAACGCCGTGGTTCGCGGGCGAGCGCTCGTGACTGCGGGAAACATCAGCGGCGATGCCGTGCTCGAAGATGATGCCTGGCTTGTGAGCGGAACGATTAGCGGCAAGGCTAAAGTTGGTGCGCTTTCGATTATCGTGAATACGACCGTGACCGACAACGCACAGGTCTATGGCGTGATGTGGGCGGTAAATGGCAAGAAACTTTCCGGCACGGCTCAGCTTCGTGGCGACCTCGAAAACAACTTCACGAAGGAACTTACGAAGGGCGTGTTCTACGGCATGGTCGATGACGGCATGCTGAACAATGCAAATTACGGTGCAAACCTCACGACGCCCCCGATCGATGCGACCGCAAGCATTGAAAATGCCAAGTGGTACGCTGTTGCGGATGATTCGATTGCTTCGGGCGATACGTCGACAACTGCTATTCATGTATTGCCACGCGAAGCCGATTTGATTTACTCGCACACAAGGCTCCAGGTTTTTGATCTCTCTGGCAAAAAGCTTGGTACGATTCTCTTGACGGATGATTTAAAATCTACCCTCGTGGCAGCCGGATTCAATAACGGTGTCTATATCGTCCGTAACCCGCATAGCAAGCGGTCGCTACGCATTCTCCTGAATCGCTGA